In Magnetovibrio sp. PR-2, the genomic window AACTGCGCGGTGCGCAAACGCATCCAGCTGGCCCGCGACCGGTTGCGACAAGCGAAAGTGATTTAACACGCCTTTCCCTCCCCATCACCCTGCCTGAGGCAGGGTTTCTTGTTTTCATAGCCGCAGGGCAAAACAAAAAAAGACCGCCCAAAGGCGGTCTGAGTTCAGGCGCGTACATGACGCTGAGGGTTCGGGAAAAAGCACTTAAGTCTTTGTCGCCGGATAGCTGGTGGCGATGTCGCCGGCGGTGGTGCCGACCGTGGCCAAGTTGGTGGCGGCGGCCGTCACCATTTCTTGCAAGGTGGCCAGCACCGGCGTGTAGATGGGAATGTTGGACTGGTCTTCCAACATCTTGGTCACGATAACACCTTGGGCAGTCATGGCGATGTTGGAAATGTTACGCGAATAGTCCGTGGCGTCTTGCACGGCGAAGGCTGTGGCTTGGGCGACCTTTTGATACGCCGTCGCCGCACCTTGATTGGCGGCCGTGCCCATGACGGCAGAGGTGGTCTGGCTGACGGCGTCCAGGATCTGCGGATTCACACCGCCTGATGATGAAGAAGCCGCCACTGCGCCGCCGCTGTCGGAAGAAGAACTGTCTGACGCAGAGCTCGCCGTGCTGTCTTGATCGCTGGACGACGCGTCTTGGGACGAAGATGCGTCGTCGTTGGAATCCGGCGGAAAAACGTTTCGTGTATCGTCACCCATGGCTTACTTAAAGGCGGTTTAGGCCCTCACTCCCCTATTGGTGTGTTAGCTGGATTTACTGCTGCCGGAGTTGGCCGCATCGAAAATCATGCGTACCCCGCTGGACGTCACGGCGTTGCCGATTTGCTGCAGACCGCCTTGGGCCTGCATGGCATTTTCCATCGCCAAGGAAATCGAGTGCGCCATGGTTTGGTACACCATGGCCATACTTTGCGCGGGGGCCTCGGCCACCACCTTGACGTTTGTCTGTGTCACGGCATCCGTGATCTGTGAATTGACGCTTGTACTGTCAGCCATTGTTTGTCCCTAACTTGCTTGACCCGACTGGCGCACCGAAACGGGTGAGCCCGAGTACTCCATTATTTCTTCTCAGCCGCGAGTGCCGCCAACAAAGCCATCATCAATTCCGGCGTGTCGCTCTCGGCGATTTTCGACGCAGCGGCCGCACTGGCCATGGTGGCGGCGCCGTACAGTTGCATCACACCTTGGTTAGCCGCAGCCTGCGACGTGATGGAACTGTTTTTCTGAGCCAAAGTATTGTTCTCATACATCACGCTCAGAGAATGTACTGCCGTTTGATACGTGTTACCCATGGCCTGGGCGGGGGCGACC contains:
- a CDS encoding RebB family R body protein, encoding MADSTSVNSQITDAVTQTNVKVVAEAPAQSMAMVYQTMAHSISLAMENAMQAQGGLQQIGNAVTSSGVRMIFDAANSGSSKSS
- a CDS encoding RebB family R body protein — its product is MALPTPVNGLITDAVTQTNVAVLGVAPAQAMGNTYQTAVHSLSVMYENNTLAQKNSSITSQAAANQGVMQLYGAATMASAAAASKIAESDTPELMMALLAALAAEKK